The genomic stretch GGGAATGGGGTTTTCACCGAGGTCGGCTGACGAACGGCCAATATTACCGGACCGCAAATCAAGACAAGAAAGGCAGCAAGAGCGGCTAGGATACGAATTCCGCTCGGCAAAAATTTCTTCATTGATTTCATCCGACCTACCCCTGCATTCCTGAGATACCAGTCCGCACCGACTCTTCCCCGGCCAGACCAGTCAATTCCACCCAAATTTCCTCACACATTCCCGGCCTGTAAACTGCTTCTTTAAAAACCGGGTATTCCGCCTTATAGACCTTCAGAAGCCTTTCCTTCTTATCCGCGACACAGGCCCGCATATTGGCAAGCCGATCTGCTGCCTTGACCAGCAAGGCGATTTCCGTTTCACCGCAGACCCGGGCCATCTTGCTGTAGGTTTTCCCCTTGCGCTCCTTACGATCTCCTCCTGGCTCATCGGTGAGCACAGCGACACAGTCGGCGATCAATCCCCCGAATTCCTTTTTGATATCATGGAGGCTGGCATCGGTATCCTCGACAACATCGTGAAGATAGGCAATAACGACTACTGGCTCACCGTATTGTTGCACAATCTCGGCCACAGCGTCAAGGTGAACAACATAGGGATGCTCACCGTACTTCTGCTCACCGTGGTACTTACAAGCGAACTCGCGGGCTTTCGTTTTCATCTTGATAAAACCGGAGGTGTTTCACAGCAAAAAAAAAGGAGCTCAACCAAACAGTTTCAGCCCCTTCAAAACTCACGCGCCTTTAGCCTTAGCCACAGCCCGTTTAAACCCGTCCGCAGACTTGGCAATCACCTCTGCGTCCACACAAAAGGCCAACCGAATATGACCGGGAGTACCGAATCCCCGCCCCGGAACCGCCAGGATTTTTTCTTCCTGAAGCAATCTGCAAAATTCCACATCATCTGCAACAGGTGTTTTGGGAAAGAGATAAAAGGCCCCTTTGGGCATGACATACTCTAAACCTGCCTCGTCCAGCACCTCACAGAATACCTTGCGCCGTTGTTCATAAATGGAGGCATCCACGCTCTCCTCTTGCAGCTCGGCAACCGCCCGTTGCATCAGGGCCGGGGCATTAACAAAGCCGAGGATACGGTTGGCCAGGGTCATGGCATTAATCAGGAGGTCTTTTTCATGCATCTCTGGATGAACGGCAATATAGCCAATTCGTTCGCCGGGCAGCGAGAGATCTTTGGAATAGGAAGAGACCACGATGGAGTTGGTGGTGGTCGCCATAATAGAGGGTGCTTTTGCGCCATCAAAAACGATCTTTCGATAGGGTTCATCGGAAATCAGATAAATCGTGGTGCAAAATTTTTCTCCTGCCCTATCCAGTAATGCGCCTAGAGCAGCCAGAGATTCTGCGCTGTACATCTGGCCAGTGGGATTATTAGGACTGTTGATCAGGATAGCCTTGGTTTTCTCTGTCAGGACCTCCTCAATGGCAGCAAGATCAAGCTGAAACTCGTCGTCAGTGGGCACAATCTTGACCGCACCGCCATGGTTATCCACATAGAAATGATACTCAACAAAAAACGGGCTTAGAATAATAACCTCATCGCCAGGGTCCAGCAGGGATTTCATGACCACGTTCAGTGCGCCTGCTGCTCCGCAGGTCATAAGGACATCGCCCATGCCGATCTCCGCACCCTGCTCCTTGGATAATTGGGTCGCGACGGCCTCTCGTACATAATGGTAACCGCCATTGGGCATGTAGGCGTGCATTCCCGGAGTATCACCTTCAACCAGATCGGCCAGCACCTCGAAAAACTTCTTCGGTGGCGCGACATCCGGGTTGCCGAGACTGAAATCGAACACATTTTCCGCGCCAAATTCTGCCTTCATCTTGGCGCCTTGCTCAAACATTTTACGAATCCAGGAAGAGTTCTCAGCAAACTCCTGCATTTTTTTTGCTACGGTCATTCTTTCCTCTTTCTTGTACTTGATTCGAAGCGCAGGACAAATACCCTGTCATCTTCGATAGAACTATAACCAACTCAATATGATACAGCCCTGCTGTCTACTAACAGGAAAGGCTCGCTTCTCACCGGTTTCAATAGAATATATGATATAAAAAATCAACTGATCGAACTACTACACATTATACGAAAATGCAACTATGAATTCCAAAAGACATAGAATATCAACATCGTATCTTTTTGATTATTTTATTTAAAAATTGAACAGCTCAAAGAGGACCAAAGGAGAAGAGCAAAGGGAGTACACAGATGAATGCAGATCATCGGCAATGGGGTACAACACGACTTATGAGCCACAAACACGCAGGCCCCACGACTTACCGCTCTTGCCAGATTGCGTCACCCAACGATAGCAATCAAACATATCCAACGCCAAAAATATCATTCCAGATATCCTTAGCAAAGCATCTCCTGCTTTCCCAAATATTCCCCCTGTATTTTCCATTCAAACAGCCTCTGACAGTGACTTTTTCGGCCCCGTTATAAAAAGATTTTTTTCATCACAAGCCAACCGGGAAAATATCACAAAAAAACAAAGAGCTTTCCCTTTTCAACGTTGAAAACTATTGACTAATCACTCTTAAAGTGAGACGATGGTATTTTATATACATGAACCAATAATTCGTTTTTGTAAGGAGAGAATATTATGGCTAAAAATGAAGACAAAATTGTAAGTCTATTGCAAGAAGGCGCAACCTTTGCCCCTCCGGTTGAAGGGCAGGATCAGGCCCACGTCAAGTCAATGGACGAATACAAGGCCGCCTACCAACGATCCATGGACGATCCTGAAGGATTCTGGGCTGATCGGGCCGAAGAATTGGTCACCTGGGATAAGAAATGGGACAAAGTGTTGGAATATGATTTCGACAAACCCCAAATCGAATGGTTCAAAGGCGGAAAACTGAACATGTCCGTGAACTGTCTGGATCGCCATCTCACCAATGGTCGCCGCAACAAGGCCGCCATCATCTGGCAGGGCGAACCGGAAGAGGACGTTAAGGTCTACACCTATCAAATGCTGCACACCGAGGTCTGCCGCTTCGCCAATGTCCTCAGGAAAAAAGGCGTAAAAAAAGGTGACCGAGTCGCCATTTACCTGCCTATGGTTCCTGAGCTGTCCATCGCCCTGCTGGCATGTTCCCGTATCGGCGCAATTCACTCGGTCGTTTTTGCCGGTTTCTCCGCTGTGGCCCTGCAAAGCCGCATTCAAGACTGCGAGGCAAAAGTACTGATTACAGCAGATGCCGTTCTCCGTTCAGGTAAGGTTATTCCACTCAAACCCAATGCAGACAGCGCCCTGAAAGAGAGCAGCTGTGTTGAAAGCTGTATCGTGGTTGAGCGGGCTGGTAACGATGTCACCATGCAGGAAGGCCGCGATTGCTGGTGGCACGAGGAAGTAGCTGCCGAGGATATCAGCAGCGAGTGCGAGCCGGAATCAATGGATGCAGAAGACATCCTGTTCATCCTGTACACCTCCGGTTCTACCGGTACCCCTAAGGGTGTTGTCCACACCACCGGCGGTTACCTGACCTATGCTATGCATACCTGCCAGTGGGTTTTTGACCTCAAAGACGATGATGTTTACTGGTGTACCGCTGATATCGGCTGGATCACTGGTCATTCCTATATTCTCTACGGACCGCTGGGTCTGGGGGCTACTTCCCTTATGTTCGAGGGTGTTCCTTCTTATCCGGGACCGGATCGTTTCTGGAAGATTGTTGAGAAGTTCAGAGTGAACATCTTCTACACCGCCCCGACCGTTATCCGTGCTCTGATGCGGGACGGCGAAGAGCCTGTCCAGCGCCACGACCTATCCAGCCTGCGCGTTCTCGGTTCTGTGGGCGAGCCTATCAATCCTGAGGCATGGATGTGGTATCACATTAATATCGGCAAAGAGAAACTGCCTATCGTCGATACGTGGTGGCAGACCGAAACTGGCGGCATCATGATTTCACCGCTGCCCTACGCCACCACCCTCAAGCCCGGTTCAGCCACCTACCCGCTACCCGGTATTGATGCGGCAATCTACGACGAAGACGGCAACGAGGCGGCACCCAACGAGGGTGGCCATCTGGTTATCCGTAAACCGTGGCCGGGAATGTTGCGCGGTGTCTACAAGAATCCGGAACGCTTCAAAAAGACTTATTTCAACCGCTACAAAGACACCTACGATCCAGAAGACGGTGCGCGCAAGGATGAGGACGGCTGTTTCTGGATCATGGGTCGTTTGGACGACGTCATCAATGTATCCGGTCATCGCCTGGGGACTGCCGAGATCGAATCCGCCCTAGTTTCCCATGCCGCAGTGGCCGAGGCTGCTGTTGTCGGGATGCCGCATCCGGTCAAAGGCCAGACCATCTTTGCCTATGTCACCCTGATGGCTTCGATTGCAGAGTCTGACGAGCTGATCGCGGAACTGCGCAAGCATGTCCGGACAGAGATCGGACCCATCGCCACCCCGGAGGTGATCATGTGGGCACCAGGTCTGCCGAAAACCCGTTCCGGCAAGATCATGCGCCGTATCCTGCGCAAGATTGCCGCCGACGACTTTGATAACTTCGGTGACACCTCCACCCTGGCTGATCCTTCAGTTGTGGACAACCTGGTTGAAGGTAGGAAGAGCATGTAATCCTCTCAAAAAAAATCCCGAAGGAAAGAAGTTTTTCCTTCGGGATTTCCTTTTCCGCTCCCTCACTCCACCCGCCGACAACTCTCCTCCACCTGCTGCCATTGCTGCTTCAGCCGTTTTTCCGAGATCGGCAGAGCCGTGCCGATTTCCGGGGCAAAGACTGATATGCGGAATTCCTCCACCATACGGCGATACCGGGCAACCGCCTCCCGGCAGGGAGCTGCAATGCTCCCGCCTGCTTTCTGCTCCGCCTCTTTCCTCTCCAGCTGACGCAATTGTTCAGCAAAGGGCAGCACCCGTTTGGCCTTTTCCGTATCCTTGAACGGCCCATGTTCAGCCCGCTCAACCCGTTTGGCCAAGGCCTGAAGATACCGTCTTCGATCGCTGGCCTCTGCCGGAGACAGACGGGCAAGAAAATCTGAAGGAACAATGCCTTCCAAGAGACCCTCATACTCAGCAAAACGGGCCGTATCCATATTACGACTCTTGCCGGAACGTTGCCTGCTTTGGGTCAGGGCGACTTGGGTTTTGCGGCGTTCCGCCAGCAGATCCAGCACCTGATTGAGCTTTTCCCTTGCCAAGCGACTTACTCCCTGGGCTCGAAGATCAGCAAGAACCTGCTCAAAGCTGGCCTTGTCCGGCAGATCCCCGTTAATTTGGAAGAGGTCATCCAAAATACAGTTGAGCAACAGGGTCTTGGTTTCTCCGGCACCTGCCTTGATCGCTAGGGAGAGCCAGGAAGCAGTATGCCCGGCCACAGCGGCCTTGCACTCCTTGGTAATGACCTTGATTTCCTTACTGAAATGCTG from Candidatus Electrothrix communis encodes the following:
- a CDS encoding HD domain-containing protein, with the translated sequence MKTKAREFACKYHGEQKYGEHPYVVHLDAVAEIVQQYGEPVVVIAYLHDVVEDTDASLHDIKKEFGGLIADCVAVLTDEPGGDRKERKGKTYSKMARVCGETEIALLVKAADRLANMRACVADKKERLLKVYKAEYPVFKEAVYRPGMCEEIWVELTGLAGEESVRTGISGMQG
- a CDS encoding pyridoxal phosphate-dependent aminotransferase; translated protein: MTVAKKMQEFAENSSWIRKMFEQGAKMKAEFGAENVFDFSLGNPDVAPPKKFFEVLADLVEGDTPGMHAYMPNGGYHYVREAVATQLSKEQGAEIGMGDVLMTCGAAGALNVVMKSLLDPGDEVIILSPFFVEYHFYVDNHGGAVKIVPTDDEFQLDLAAIEEVLTEKTKAILINSPNNPTGQMYSAESLAALGALLDRAGEKFCTTIYLISDEPYRKIVFDGAKAPSIMATTTNSIVVSSYSKDLSLPGERIGYIAVHPEMHEKDLLINAMTLANRILGFVNAPALMQRAVAELQEESVDASIYEQRRKVFCEVLDEAGLEYVMPKGAFYLFPKTPVADDVEFCRLLQEEKILAVPGRGFGTPGHIRLAFCVDAEVIAKSADGFKRAVAKAKGA
- the acs gene encoding acetate--CoA ligase yields the protein MAKNEDKIVSLLQEGATFAPPVEGQDQAHVKSMDEYKAAYQRSMDDPEGFWADRAEELVTWDKKWDKVLEYDFDKPQIEWFKGGKLNMSVNCLDRHLTNGRRNKAAIIWQGEPEEDVKVYTYQMLHTEVCRFANVLRKKGVKKGDRVAIYLPMVPELSIALLACSRIGAIHSVVFAGFSAVALQSRIQDCEAKVLITADAVLRSGKVIPLKPNADSALKESSCVESCIVVERAGNDVTMQEGRDCWWHEEVAAEDISSECEPESMDAEDILFILYTSGSTGTPKGVVHTTGGYLTYAMHTCQWVFDLKDDDVYWCTADIGWITGHSYILYGPLGLGATSLMFEGVPSYPGPDRFWKIVEKFRVNIFYTAPTVIRALMRDGEEPVQRHDLSSLRVLGSVGEPINPEAWMWYHINIGKEKLPIVDTWWQTETGGIMISPLPYATTLKPGSATYPLPGIDAAIYDEDGNEAAPNEGGHLVIRKPWPGMLRGVYKNPERFKKTYFNRYKDTYDPEDGARKDEDGCFWIMGRLDDVINVSGHRLGTAEIESALVSHAAVAEAAVVGMPHPVKGQTIFAYVTLMASIAESDELIAELRKHVRTEIGPIATPEVIMWAPGLPKTRSGKIMRRILRKIAADDFDNFGDTSTLADPSVVDNLVEGRKSM